One part of the Methylobacterium terrae genome encodes these proteins:
- a CDS encoding O-antigen ligase family protein → MTAPTVRGAGQGRTDRAATLDRLGAVVIAALPACMAAANRSSPVVVGLAGLLLLAGAAAAGRPVRALLVAPLATPLGLSALAFLAWCGISLAWSPLPGLSLRTLSEFLPALLGAYLVARLAPPHLAAVAGPSAWILVATCLYVVADLASGLVIREALGQRVAAFAFNRPLLTMMLLVLPLAALLAARGRRGLAALCLAAFAVAAWRSVSGATVLGLATGALTFCALRWLPARAGIGLAGAALLGALVLSPVEGDLLARAMPDALHQRLAASSTRARVAIARSFGAAVAEDPWRGAGYGTSGRFQDAPVAERLEPDLRVMLAVGHPHNSFLQVWAELGFVGAALAALVLVLALRSLGRWPALARSTALALLAAAGIVAFVEHGAWQAWWTAGVGAAIAWLRALALAGDLAPSASPVAEKP, encoded by the coding sequence GTGACCGCCCCGACGGTCCGGGGAGCCGGGCAGGGCCGCACGGACCGGGCCGCGACGCTCGATCGCCTCGGCGCCGTCGTGATCGCGGCGCTGCCGGCCTGCATGGCGGCGGCGAACCGCTCGAGCCCCGTCGTGGTCGGCCTCGCCGGGCTCCTGCTGCTCGCCGGTGCCGCCGCCGCCGGGCGCCCCGTGCGGGCGCTCCTCGTCGCGCCGCTCGCCACGCCCCTGGGGCTGTCCGCCCTCGCCTTCCTGGCCTGGTGCGGCATCAGCCTCGCCTGGAGCCCGCTGCCGGGCCTCTCGCTGCGCACCCTCTCCGAGTTCCTGCCGGCGCTCCTCGGCGCGTACCTGGTGGCGCGCCTCGCGCCGCCGCACCTCGCCGCCGTCGCCGGGCCGTCGGCCTGGATCCTGGTCGCGACCTGCCTCTACGTGGTGGCGGACCTCGCCTCCGGCCTCGTGATCCGCGAGGCGCTCGGCCAGCGCGTCGCCGCCTTCGCGTTCAACCGGCCGCTCCTGACCATGATGCTGCTGGTCCTCCCCCTCGCCGCCCTCCTGGCGGCGCGCGGGCGGCGCGGGCTGGCGGCGCTCTGCCTCGCGGCCTTCGCGGTGGCGGCCTGGCGCTCGGTCAGCGGCGCGACGGTGCTGGGGCTCGCCACCGGCGCCCTCACGTTCTGTGCCCTTCGCTGGCTGCCGGCCCGGGCGGGCATCGGCCTCGCCGGGGCGGCACTGCTCGGCGCCCTCGTCCTCTCTCCCGTCGAGGGCGACCTCCTCGCCCGCGCGATGCCGGACGCGCTCCACCAGCGGCTCGCCGCCAGCAGCACCCGGGCGCGCGTCGCCATCGCCCGCAGCTTCGGCGCGGCCGTGGCGGAGGATCCCTGGCGCGGGGCCGGCTACGGCACCAGCGGGCGCTTCCAGGACGCGCCGGTGGCCGAGCGGCTCGAGCCCGACCTGCGCGTCATGCTGGCGGTCGGGCACCCGCACAACAGCTTCCTGCAGGTCTGGGCCGAGCTCGGATTCGTCGGGGCGGCGCTCGCGGCGCTCGTCCTGGTCCTGGCCCTGCGGTCGCTGGGCCGCTGGCCGGCGCTCGCCCGCAGCACTGCCCTGGCGCTGCTCGCCGCGGCCGGCATCGTCGCCTTCGTCGAGCACGGCGCCTGGCAGGCCTGGTGGACCGCCGGCGTCGGTGCGGCGATCGCCTGGCTGCGCGCCCTCGCCTTGGCGGGCGACCTTGCGCCCTCGGCCTCGCCTGTCGCAGAGAAGCCCTGA
- a CDS encoding DUF2059 domain-containing protein, with protein MSPRRSRALLAGLLAATLSGPALAQTKPAPAAPAAPQQAAITPSHLALAKEVMLSSGIARSFDSILPAFGEQIKQAAVTRPELTKDLADVIEKMQPELELQKQRIIDIASRIYANKLTEAELRDIATFFRSPSGKRYVETQPQVLDDMVQAMQTWTQEVSEYMMVRVRAEMGKRGHQLQ; from the coding sequence ATGTCCCCGCGCCGTTCCCGAGCCCTGCTGGCGGGCCTTCTCGCCGCGACCCTGTCCGGCCCGGCTCTCGCCCAGACGAAGCCCGCGCCCGCCGCCCCGGCCGCGCCGCAGCAGGCCGCGATCACCCCGAGCCACCTCGCGCTCGCCAAGGAGGTGATGCTGTCCTCCGGCATCGCGCGCTCGTTCGACTCGATCCTCCCGGCCTTCGGCGAGCAGATCAAGCAGGCGGCGGTCACCCGGCCGGAGCTGACGAAGGACCTCGCCGACGTCATCGAGAAGATGCAGCCCGAGCTGGAGCTGCAGAAGCAGCGCATCATCGACATCGCCTCGCGCATCTACGCCAACAAGCTGACCGAGGCGGAGCTGCGCGACATCGCCACCTTCTTCCGCTCACCCTCGGGCAAGCGCTACGTCGAGACCCAGCCCCAGGTGCTCGACGACATGGTGCAGGCGATGCAGACCTGGACCCAGGAGGTCTCGGAATACATGATGGTCCGGGTGCGGGCCGAGATGGGCAAGCGCGGCCACCAGCTTCAGTGA
- the rpiA gene encoding ribose-5-phosphate isomerase RpiA, translating into MSPAALKRAAAARAVGLVEDGMRLGLGTGSTATLFVELLGERVRAGLSVVGVPTSEATRRAAEAAGIPLTTLDDTPDLDLTIDGADEIDPQLRLIKGGGGALLREKIVAAASRRMVVIVDAAKRVETLGRFPLPIEVVPFGLVATTLAVAAAIRSAGCAGPLAVRKGADGTPFLTDGGHLILDAGLSRIPDPEALGRALVAVPGVVEHGLFLGLATGAIVAEAADGQPRIVTLGAA; encoded by the coding sequence TTGAGCCCCGCCGCGCTGAAGCGCGCCGCCGCCGCCCGGGCGGTCGGGCTGGTCGAGGACGGGATGCGCCTCGGCCTCGGCACCGGCTCGACCGCGACCCTGTTCGTCGAGCTCCTCGGCGAGCGGGTGCGGGCCGGGCTCTCCGTCGTCGGCGTGCCGACCTCCGAGGCGACCCGCCGGGCCGCCGAGGCCGCGGGCATCCCGCTCACTACCCTCGACGACACGCCCGACCTCGACCTCACGATCGACGGCGCCGACGAGATCGACCCGCAGCTCCGCCTGATCAAGGGCGGCGGCGGCGCGCTCCTGCGCGAGAAGATCGTGGCGGCGGCCAGCCGCCGCATGGTGGTGATCGTCGACGCCGCCAAGCGCGTCGAGACCCTGGGGCGCTTCCCCCTGCCGATCGAGGTGGTGCCCTTCGGCCTCGTCGCCACCACCCTGGCGGTCGCGGCGGCGATCCGCTCCGCCGGCTGCGCCGGGCCGCTCGCCGTCCGCAAGGGCGCCGACGGGACGCCCTTCCTGACCGATGGCGGCCACCTGATCCTGGACGCCGGCCTCTCCCGCATCCCCGATCCGGAGGCGCTGGGCCGCGCCCTCGTGGCGGTGCCGGGCGTGGTCGAGCACGGCCTGTTCCTCGGGCTCGCCACCGGCGCGATCGTCGCGGAGGCCGCCGACGGCCAGCCCCGCATCGTCACCCTCGGGGCGGCCTGA
- the gph gene encoding phosphoglycolate phosphatase (PGP is an essential enzyme in the glycolate salvage pathway in higher organisms (photorespiration in plants). Phosphoglycolate results from the oxidase activity of RubisCO in the Calvin cycle when concentrations of carbon dioxide are low relative to oxygen. This enzyme is a member of the Haloacid Dehalogenase (HAD) superfamily of aspartate-nucleophile hydrolase enzymes (PF00702).): MPTPMPASDTLPPIVVFDLDGTLAETAGDLIGTLNVILEREGLPPVALSQARELIGAGARALIQRGFAAGGRELTPGRLDELFLVFLAHYGQHLCDVSHLFPGVVESLDRLEAAGYRLAVCTNKPEDHSVRLLELLGVKDRFAAICGRDTFPYFKPDPRHLTETIARAGGDPGRAVMIGDSRTDVATAKAAGIPVVAVPFGYTDVPVEELEPDVVIPHFDGLYDAVRRLDRGAA; this comes from the coding sequence ATGCCGACCCCCATGCCCGCCTCGGACACCCTGCCGCCGATCGTCGTGTTCGACCTCGACGGGACCCTGGCGGAGACCGCGGGCGACCTCATCGGCACCCTCAACGTCATCCTGGAGCGGGAAGGCCTGCCGCCGGTGGCGCTGTCGCAGGCGCGGGAGCTGATCGGGGCCGGCGCCCGGGCGCTGATCCAGCGCGGCTTCGCGGCCGGCGGGCGCGAGCTGACGCCGGGCCGGCTCGACGAACTCTTCCTGGTGTTCCTGGCCCATTACGGACAGCACCTCTGCGACGTCTCGCACCTCTTCCCCGGCGTCGTGGAGTCCCTCGACCGGCTGGAGGCGGCGGGCTACCGGCTCGCGGTCTGCACCAACAAGCCGGAGGACCATTCGGTCCGTCTGCTGGAGCTGCTCGGGGTCAAGGACCGCTTCGCGGCGATCTGCGGCCGCGACACCTTCCCGTACTTCAAGCCCGACCCACGCCACCTCACCGAGACCATCGCGCGCGCTGGCGGCGACCCGGGCCGGGCCGTGATGATCGGCGATTCGCGCACCGACGTCGCCACCGCCAAGGCCGCCGGCATCCCGGTGGTGGCGGTGCCGTTCGGCTACACCGACGTGCCGGTGGAGGAGCTGGAGCCGGACGTGGTGATCCCGCACTTCGACGGGCTGTACGACGCGGTGCGGCGGCTCGATCGCGGGGCGGCCTGA
- a CDS encoding ABC transporter ATP-binding protein/permease, whose amino-acid sequence MHGLKQALLQIWRLAYPYYTTREVTTVRLWPLPAVQMQERWVALTMAALVIGIEFAQVAINVRLSYFNRDWFNAIQGKDATAFWSLLFSVFCLWAAVYVASAIIQYVIQSFLRIRWRAWMTRHYVDRWLGNDTHYRMGFSGAQADNPDQRIADDIDQFTQTTQSLTISFLSAVSNLVSFSVILWNISSAFTVPGTDWHVPGFLVWGALIYSALVTWITHRIGRALVGLNFEQQRREADFRFSLARLREYGEQVALLGGARAERASLRERFGALIQNFYAIVDRRKKLAAFTVSYQQVNVVIPYILVAPYYFAGQIPLGVMTQTAGAFSRVESTMSFFITFYVTLADYKAQVDRLTTFDAAMGRADAMAAASPLSVRPESGTSLHLKGLALDLPDGRRIAEAPALSFRPGETTLLTGPSGSGKSTLFRAIAGIWPFGEGAVSTPEGARLLLLPQRPYLPMGSLRAAVTYPEPAGHYDDAAIRTALEAARLPHLADRLDEEAPWAQALSLGEQQRLAVARALLARPDWLFLDEATAALDEPTEAALYRMLRQELPDTTIVSIGHRSTLTAFHDRRIDMTRREDGRFVPTELAAAVPAQ is encoded by the coding sequence ATGCACGGCTTGAAGCAGGCCCTCCTGCAGATCTGGCGCCTGGCCTACCCCTACTACACCACCCGCGAGGTCACGACGGTGCGGCTGTGGCCGCTGCCGGCGGTCCAGATGCAGGAGCGCTGGGTCGCGCTCACCATGGCGGCCCTGGTGATCGGCATCGAGTTCGCCCAGGTGGCGATCAACGTGCGTCTGTCGTACTTCAACCGCGACTGGTTCAACGCCATCCAGGGCAAGGACGCGACGGCGTTCTGGTCTCTGCTGTTCTCGGTGTTCTGCCTCTGGGCCGCGGTCTACGTGGCGAGCGCGATCATCCAGTACGTGATCCAGTCGTTCCTGCGGATCCGCTGGCGGGCCTGGATGACCCGGCACTACGTCGACCGCTGGCTCGGCAACGATACCCATTACCGCATGGGCTTCTCGGGCGCCCAGGCCGACAACCCCGACCAGCGCATCGCCGACGACATCGACCAGTTCACCCAGACCACCCAGTCGCTGACCATCAGCTTCCTGTCGGCGGTCTCGAACCTGGTCTCGTTCTCGGTCATCCTGTGGAACATCTCGTCGGCCTTCACGGTGCCGGGGACCGACTGGCACGTGCCGGGCTTCCTGGTCTGGGGCGCGCTGATCTACTCGGCGCTCGTCACCTGGATCACCCACCGCATCGGCCGGGCGCTGGTCGGGCTCAATTTCGAGCAGCAGCGCCGCGAGGCGGATTTCCGCTTCTCGCTCGCGCGCCTGCGCGAGTACGGCGAGCAGGTGGCGCTCCTCGGCGGCGCCCGGGCCGAGCGGGCCTCGCTGCGCGAGCGCTTCGGCGCGCTGATCCAGAACTTCTACGCCATCGTCGATCGCCGCAAGAAGCTCGCCGCCTTCACGGTCAGCTACCAGCAGGTCAACGTGGTGATCCCCTACATCCTGGTCGCGCCCTACTACTTCGCCGGCCAGATCCCGCTCGGGGTGATGACGCAGACCGCGGGCGCGTTCTCGCGGGTCGAGAGCACGATGTCGTTCTTCATCACGTTCTACGTGACGCTGGCCGACTACAAGGCGCAGGTCGACCGGCTCACCACCTTCGACGCCGCCATGGGCCGGGCCGACGCGATGGCGGCGGCAAGCCCGCTCTCGGTGCGGCCGGAAAGCGGCACCTCCCTGCACCTCAAGGGCCTCGCCCTCGACCTGCCGGACGGCCGCCGCATCGCCGAGGCCCCCGCCCTCTCCTTCCGTCCCGGCGAGACGACGCTGCTCACCGGTCCCTCGGGCTCGGGCAAGTCGACGCTGTTTCGCGCCATCGCGGGCATCTGGCCGTTCGGCGAGGGCGCCGTTTCGACGCCGGAGGGCGCCCGCCTGCTGCTGTTGCCGCAGCGGCCCTACCTGCCGATGGGCTCCCTTCGCGCCGCCGTCACCTACCCGGAGCCGGCGGGCCACTACGACGACGCGGCGATCCGCACGGCGCTCGAGGCGGCGCGCCTGCCGCATCTGGCGGATCGCCTCGACGAGGAGGCGCCCTGGGCCCAGGCCCTGTCGCTCGGCGAGCAGCAGCGCCTCGCCGTCGCCCGGGCGCTGCTGGCGCGTCCCGACTGGCTGTTCCTCGACGAGGCCACCGCCGCCCTCGACGAGCCGACCGAGGCCGCGCTCTACCGCATGCTGAGGCAGGAGCTGCCCGACACCACGATCGTCTCGATCGGCCACCGCTCGACGCTCACCGCCTTCCACGACCGGCGGATCGACATGACCCGCCGCGAGGACGGCCGCTTCGTGCCGACCGAGCTGGCGGCGGCGGTGCCGGCCCAGTAG
- a CDS encoding 2OG-Fe(II) oxygenase: MTSLAMTSLSILDVGAVRAAPVAHDPYHDVLCRQMLRPEAVPELKRDFPAIAKPGCLTVDEIRLAGRFRDLIDELESDEFSRVLSEKFGTDLVSCPRLTTIMRRSQPKYGAIHTDGPSKVMTLLVSMNDAWDTPEAGRLRVLYDGERFEPYAVEVPPTMGTMFAVLRADNSWHGHRPFESERRVVQVAWVKDAAALARKRERNRTAQFLKGIFGR, encoded by the coding sequence ATGACGTCCCTCGCGATGACGTCCCTCTCGATCCTCGACGTCGGCGCGGTGCGCGCCGCCCCCGTCGCGCACGACCCATACCACGACGTCCTCTGCCGCCAGATGCTCCGGCCCGAGGCGGTCCCCGAGCTGAAGCGCGACTTCCCGGCCATCGCCAAGCCCGGCTGCCTCACGGTGGACGAGATCCGGCTCGCCGGCCGCTTCAGGGACCTGATCGACGAGCTCGAGAGCGACGAATTCTCGCGGGTCCTCTCCGAGAAGTTCGGGACCGACCTCGTCTCCTGCCCGCGGCTGACCACGATCATGCGCCGCTCGCAGCCGAAATACGGCGCGATCCACACCGACGGTCCCTCGAAGGTGATGACGCTCCTCGTCTCCATGAACGACGCGTGGGACACGCCCGAGGCCGGGCGCCTGCGGGTGCTCTACGACGGCGAGCGGTTCGAGCCCTACGCGGTCGAGGTGCCGCCGACCATGGGGACGATGTTCGCCGTCCTGCGCGCCGACAATTCCTGGCACGGCCACCGTCCGTTCGAGAGCGAGCGCCGGGTGGTGCAGGTCGCCTGGGTCAAGGATGCCGCCGCGCTCGCGCGCAAGCGCGAGCGCAACCGCACGGCGCAATTCCTGAAGGGCATCTTCGGCCGCTAG
- a CDS encoding ParA family protein, with the protein MTGRPTSGKLVSGKPTSGKLVAVANMKGGVGKTTSVVMLADALAAGGASVLVIDLDPQASASVCFAGDAVLAEMITGGRTLDYYLGLRIVDRDKAALPDFIRDDVSSTTHLGEPLPISLLASGPSLRIVEREIIYALTKRQYSMHAIEGHLWKLFQEDFAPLRERYDYVLFDCAPGISPMTEVAIRASDLVVVACISDFLSTYGLKAFYETIWGVGSASESMLAPQRPPHVLITRWQNTKQQATTYATLQGSAAAEGARFRLFKTRVPQSAALANALTLEYQTFANKYRDASRDLIGEVITPVVAELKEALDGA; encoded by the coding sequence ATGACCGGCAGGCCCACCTCCGGCAAGCTCGTCTCCGGCAAGCCCACCTCCGGCAAGCTCGTGGCGGTCGCCAACATGAAGGGCGGCGTCGGCAAGACCACCAGCGTGGTCATGCTGGCCGACGCGCTCGCCGCCGGCGGCGCCTCGGTGCTGGTGATCGACCTCGATCCCCAGGCCAGCGCCTCGGTGTGCTTCGCCGGCGACGCCGTCCTGGCCGAGATGATCACCGGGGGCCGCACCCTCGATTACTATCTCGGCCTGCGCATCGTCGACCGCGACAAGGCCGCCCTGCCGGACTTCATCCGCGACGACGTCAGCAGCACCACGCATCTGGGCGAGCCGCTGCCGATCTCGCTCCTCGCCTCCGGCCCGTCGCTGCGCATCGTCGAGCGCGAGATCATCTACGCGCTCACCAAGCGCCAGTACTCGATGCACGCGATCGAGGGCCACCTGTGGAAGCTGTTCCAGGAGGACTTCGCGCCCTTGCGCGAGCGGTACGACTACGTGCTGTTCGACTGCGCCCCCGGCATCTCGCCGATGACCGAGGTGGCGATCCGCGCGAGCGACCTCGTGGTCGTCGCCTGCATCTCGGACTTCCTGTCCACCTACGGCCTCAAGGCGTTCTACGAGACGATCTGGGGCGTCGGCAGCGCCTCCGAGAGCATGCTGGCGCCCCAGCGGCCCCCGCACGTGCTGATCACCCGCTGGCAGAACACCAAGCAGCAGGCGACCACCTACGCGACGCTGCAGGGGAGCGCCGCTGCGGAAGGCGCGCGCTTTCGACTGTTCAAGACCCGGGTGCCGCAATCGGCGGCCCTGGCGAACGCGCTGACCCTCGAGTATCAAACCTTCGCCAACAAGTATCGTGACGCCAGCCGCGACCTGATCGGCGAGGTGATCACGCCGGTGGTGGCCGAGCTGAAGGAGGCCCTGGATGGCGCTTGA
- a CDS encoding acetolactate synthase large subunit: MAKGSDLLVAALENEGVDRIFGIPGEENLDVVESLRQSTIELVLTRHEQAAAFMAATHGRLTGRPGVCISTLGPGALNFTTGAAYAHLGAMPMLMITGQKPIMSARQARFQIVDVIAAMRPLTKMTRQIVSAASIPTIVRDAFRVATEERPGPVHLELPEDIAAEEADVALVPSHPIDRPVANPAAIERAAAMILKAKRPLIMIGAAGNRPRLVEPLSDFVRRTRIPFFNTQMGKGAVTGGSNLYIGTAALSERDYVHEAIDSADLIVSIGHDTVEKPPFLMGRVAGGPRVIHVGYVSASVEQVFHPDAEVVGDIGTTVTALADRLGGRLDPDSALLDMRQHILARINDRAEEDRFPVTPQRLVHDVRAVMPEDGIACLDNGMYKIWFARNYRTHVANTLLLDNALATMGAGLPSAMMAKLVHPERRVLAVCGDGGFMMNNQELETAVRLNLDLVVLVLDDRAYGMIRWKQAVDRFPDYGMTFGNPDFVAYAESYGAKGHRVTSADALAPTLEAAFAAGGVHLVAVPVDYSENTRVLVEELGGHVPQVEPG; encoded by the coding sequence ATGGCCAAAGGATCAGACCTGCTGGTGGCCGCCCTCGAGAACGAGGGCGTGGACCGGATCTTCGGCATTCCGGGCGAGGAGAACCTCGACGTCGTCGAGTCCCTGCGCCAGTCGACGATCGAGCTGGTGCTGACCCGCCACGAGCAGGCGGCGGCCTTCATGGCGGCGACGCACGGCCGGCTGACCGGACGGCCGGGCGTGTGCATCTCGACGCTCGGGCCCGGCGCCCTCAACTTCACGACGGGCGCGGCCTACGCCCATCTCGGCGCGATGCCGATGCTGATGATCACGGGCCAGAAGCCGATCATGAGCGCCCGCCAGGCCCGGTTCCAGATCGTCGACGTGATCGCGGCGATGCGCCCGCTCACCAAGATGACGCGCCAGATCGTGTCGGCCGCCTCGATCCCGACCATCGTGCGCGACGCCTTCCGGGTCGCCACCGAGGAGCGGCCGGGCCCGGTCCACCTCGAACTGCCCGAGGACATCGCCGCCGAGGAGGCCGACGTCGCCCTGGTGCCGTCGCACCCGATCGACCGGCCGGTGGCGAACCCCGCCGCCATCGAGCGCGCCGCCGCGATGATCCTCAAGGCGAAGCGCCCGCTGATCATGATCGGGGCGGCGGGCAACCGGCCGCGCTTGGTCGAGCCGCTCTCCGACTTCGTGCGCCGCACCCGGATCCCGTTCTTCAACACCCAGATGGGCAAGGGCGCGGTCACCGGCGGCTCGAACCTCTATATCGGCACCGCGGCGCTCTCCGAGCGCGACTACGTCCACGAGGCGATCGACAGCGCCGACCTGATCGTCTCGATCGGCCACGACACGGTCGAGAAGCCGCCCTTCCTGATGGGCCGGGTCGCGGGCGGGCCGCGGGTGATCCATGTCGGCTACGTCTCGGCCAGCGTCGAGCAGGTCTTCCACCCGGATGCCGAGGTGGTGGGCGATATCGGCACCACCGTCACGGCGCTGGCCGACCGGCTGGGCGGCCGGCTCGACCCCGACTCCGCCCTGCTCGACATGCGCCAGCACATCCTCGCGCGCATCAACGACCGGGCCGAGGAGGACCGCTTCCCGGTGACGCCGCAGCGCCTCGTCCACGACGTGCGGGCGGTGATGCCGGAGGACGGGATCGCGTGCCTCGACAACGGCATGTACAAGATCTGGTTCGCCCGCAACTACCGCACCCACGTCGCCAACACGCTGCTCCTCGACAACGCGCTCGCCACGATGGGCGCGGGCCTGCCCTCGGCGATGATGGCCAAGCTCGTGCATCCCGAGCGCCGGGTCCTGGCGGTCTGCGGCGACGGCGGCTTCATGATGAACAACCAGGAGCTCGAGACGGCGGTGCGCCTGAACCTCGACCTCGTGGTGCTGGTCCTCGACGACCGGGCCTACGGCATGATCCGCTGGAAGCAGGCGGTCGACCGCTTCCCCGATTACGGCATGACCTTCGGCAATCCGGATTTCGTGGCGTACGCCGAATCCTACGGCGCCAAGGGCCACCGGGTGACGTCCGCCGACGCGCTCGCGCCGACCCTGGAGGCCGCCTTCGCGGCGGGCGGCGTGCACCTCGTCGCGGTGCCGGTCGACTATTCCGAGAACACCCGGGTGCTGGTCGAGGAACTCGGCGGCCACGTCCCACAGGTCGAGCCGGGCTAG
- a CDS encoding helix-turn-helix transcriptional regulator, translating into MTAWQPAAAAALDALALAVLVVDRHARILHANREAAELLERPDGALSGQHAIGGCLGARTGEGRSRLHALIQAACDGRPEAGGFLQLEGGADEPGASVCVSPLAEAEAGLGVPGRALVVARLLRAQGRIEVQLRTLFGLTRAEAQVGAAIARGGCLAEIAAELGITVTTARTHVARIFLKTGTRQQSQLVALVAAVQLPVAHAAEAAALPAQALRSSR; encoded by the coding sequence GTGACCGCCTGGCAGCCGGCGGCGGCGGCCGCCCTCGACGCGCTCGCCCTCGCGGTGCTGGTGGTCGACCGGCACGCGCGCATCCTCCATGCCAACCGCGAGGCGGCGGAGCTGCTCGAACGGCCCGACGGGGCCCTGTCGGGACAGCACGCCATCGGCGGCTGCCTCGGCGCCCGGACGGGCGAGGGCCGGTCGCGGCTCCACGCCCTGATCCAGGCCGCCTGCGACGGCCGCCCCGAGGCCGGCGGCTTCCTCCAGCTCGAGGGCGGGGCGGACGAGCCGGGGGCGTCGGTCTGCGTCTCGCCCCTCGCCGAGGCCGAGGCCGGGCTCGGGGTGCCCGGCAGGGCCCTGGTGGTGGCGCGCCTGCTGCGGGCGCAGGGACGGATCGAGGTGCAGCTGCGCACCCTGTTCGGCCTCACCCGCGCCGAGGCGCAGGTCGGGGCGGCGATCGCCCGCGGCGGCTGCCTCGCCGAGATCGCGGCCGAGCTCGGCATCACCGTCACGACGGCGCGCACCCACGTCGCCCGGATCTTCCTGAAGACCGGGACCCGCCAGCAGAGCCAGCTCGTCGCCCTGGTGGCGGCGGTGCAGCTGCCGGTGGCCCACGCCGCGGAGGCGGCCGCCCTCCCGGCTCAGGCCCTGAGGTCGAGCCGGTAG
- a CDS encoding GntR family transcriptional regulator encodes MPERPPGPGPGSPALVSLVRLRHDTAKPLYQQLEEQLRALIEDGTVAGGTTLPAERPFAEALGVSRTTVQRCYDSLRRQRYLTAHGRHGFIVAAGRTRLSPGMDRLKGFTEEMHELGRVPSTRVVERRVVQDRSIASLFGLPSTAPFLKLVRIRCGDGMPLSREVAWYDLTAVPALAEGDLGGSVYAFLGAHGAALVRCRQTIEAATPDEAECAVFGFTQPLPCLLIKRHSYARDDRMIEYVEGLFRGDAYAYRLDLRA; translated from the coding sequence ATGCCCGAACGTCCGCCCGGGCCCGGCCCGGGCTCCCCTGCCCTCGTGAGCCTCGTGCGGCTGCGCCACGATACCGCGAAGCCGCTCTATCAGCAGCTGGAAGAGCAGCTGCGGGCGCTGATCGAGGACGGCACGGTGGCGGGCGGCACGACGCTGCCGGCCGAGCGGCCCTTCGCCGAGGCGCTCGGCGTCAGCCGCACCACGGTGCAGCGCTGCTACGATTCCCTGCGCCGGCAGCGCTACCTCACGGCGCATGGCCGGCACGGCTTCATCGTCGCGGCCGGGCGCACCCGGCTCAGCCCGGGCATGGACCGGCTCAAGGGCTTCACCGAGGAGATGCACGAGCTCGGCCGCGTGCCCTCGACGCGGGTCGTCGAGCGGCGGGTGGTCCAGGACCGCTCGATCGCCTCGCTGTTCGGCCTGCCCTCGACCGCGCCGTTCCTGAAGCTGGTCCGCATCCGCTGCGGCGACGGCATGCCGCTGTCGCGGGAGGTGGCATGGTACGACCTCACGGCGGTGCCGGCGCTGGCCGAGGGCGACCTCGGCGGCTCGGTCTACGCGTTCCTCGGCGCTCACGGCGCCGCCCTGGTGCGCTGCCGCCAGACCATCGAGGCGGCGACGCCGGACGAGGCCGAATGCGCGGTGTTCGGCTTCACCCAACCGCTGCCCTGCCTCCTGATCAAGCGGCACTCCTACGCCCGGGACGACCGGATGATCGAGTACGTCGAGGGCCTGTTTCGCGGCGACGCCTACGCCTACCGGCTCGACCTCAGGGCCTGA